One window of the candidate division KSB1 bacterium genome contains the following:
- a CDS encoding CHAT domain-containing protein, with protein MKHKILITAVFVMFFSVELLFAQNPVQDKLKNTTYTIQDTTQAVAYFNKAIELSNAAQYDSSNALFEKARVIYKEMSDQFDINTIWIKNLQCFNRIGNNFRKQGKYRLALNNLKQGLEGLEKFEGDHNVIAMSFNIIGAVHLQNGNYNWAIENLQKSLSIRLRLFGEEHSQVAGSYHNIGALYRDKGDYDRALEYNEKSLLINLQLRGEEDRWVANNYNNIGSVYRHKGDFDRALEYYTKALSIRLRLLDEEHDEVANSYNSIGTAYQSKGNYDKALEYFKKNLSIVLRLYGNEHPLVASGYSNIGTIYYNKGEYDRALEYHNKFLLINRLILGEEHPDVGTAYINIGEDYRLKGIFDQALKYFRKALAVYLKALGAHHPKVANDYLGLAEVYFQKDDFSNALRYCQKSLISLAPGFTDQSIYRNPPLENLSSEIGLLNALKLKAEILTRMSGKTGKKDLETAFSTYQLAADLIDKIRTGYKAEGSKLLLGENVVEIYDQAIGSAIKLNQITGKKSYKESAFFFAEKGKASVLSHALQETQAKSFAGIPNTLLEKEKQLKIDLAFYDTQIEKERQKKEGQDEAKIQDFEGRYFSLKTEYESLIEELETTYPKYYELKYQTQSVSIPELQEVLDSQTTVVEYFTGEKSITIFTVAKHHFEVTTVAKDSLFETLIKQLRTGITKHDYELYAKSAYRLYQFLIQPVVGHLTTRSLIIIPDHVVANVPFEALLTEDGADVKSIDYTSLPYLLREYQVSYAYSANLLLDLLNRSQPDPPRDYLAFAPVFPNGISSGSRAADLLQANHDLDSTRTARTHLPASRDEVLGIQQLFRQSYGIIDRLYDWLFGDKSRVYLENQASEENLKNTDLKEYRYVHFATHGFANETTPELSGLLLAQDTTSTEDDVLFLGEVYNLELNADLVTLSACESGIGKTIKGEGLMSLSRGFLYAGAKNLLVSLWKADDRATCDLMLAFYEEMLKGKPKAQALREAKLRLIGNQSRSAWDYADPSSWAPFILVGK; from the coding sequence ATGAAGCACAAAATACTAATCACTGCAGTTTTTGTTATGTTTTTTTCTGTAGAATTACTATTTGCGCAAAACCCAGTTCAAGATAAACTCAAGAACACAACCTATACAATACAGGATACTACCCAGGCTGTTGCTTATTTCAACAAAGCGATAGAACTAAGCAATGCAGCCCAATATGACAGTTCCAATGCTTTATTTGAAAAAGCCAGGGTGATTTACAAGGAGATGAGTGACCAGTTTGATATAAATACAATTTGGATAAAAAATCTACAGTGCTTTAATCGTATAGGGAATAATTTTCGAAAACAAGGAAAGTATCGACTTGCCCTGAATAATTTAAAGCAAGGGTTAGAAGGATTGGAAAAATTTGAAGGGGATCATAATGTTATTGCAATGAGTTTTAATATTATTGGAGCAGTTCACCTACAAAATGGCAATTATAATTGGGCAATAGAAAATCTTCAAAAGTCATTATCGATCAGGCTTCGATTATTCGGTGAAGAGCATTCTCAGGTTGCCGGTAGCTACCATAATATAGGAGCTCTTTATCGTGATAAAGGTGATTATGATCGTGCGCTTGAATACAACGAAAAGTCCTTGTTGATAAACCTTCAATTACGGGGTGAGGAAGATCGTTGGGTTGCTAACAACTATAATAACATTGGGAGCGTTTATAGGCATAAGGGTGATTTTGATCGGGCGTTGGAATACTATACAAAAGCGCTATCGATCAGACTTCGATTATTGGATGAGGAGCATGATGAGGTTGCTAACAGCTATAATAGCATTGGAACAGCTTACCAAAGTAAAGGGAATTATGATAAAGCCTTAGAATATTTCAAAAAAAACTTATCAATTGTTCTTCGATTATACGGTAATGAACATCCCTTAGTTGCCAGTGGCTACAGTAATATCGGAACTATTTACTATAATAAAGGCGAATATGATCGAGCGCTGGAATACCACAATAAATTTTTATTAATAAATCGTCTTATACTGGGTGAAGAACACCCTGATGTTGGCACAGCCTATATTAACATAGGTGAAGATTATCGATTGAAAGGCATTTTCGATCAAGCGTTAAAATATTTCCGAAAAGCTTTGGCAGTATATCTTAAAGCTCTAGGCGCCCACCATCCAAAAGTTGCAAACGATTATTTAGGACTGGCCGAGGTTTATTTTCAGAAGGATGATTTTAGCAACGCATTAAGGTATTGCCAAAAGTCACTCATTTCACTGGCCCCCGGATTTACTGATCAGTCCATATACCGCAATCCACCTTTAGAAAACCTAAGTTCTGAAATCGGTTTACTCAACGCATTAAAATTAAAAGCAGAAATTTTAACTCGTATGTCTGGCAAGACCGGGAAAAAAGATCTGGAGACGGCTTTCTCAACCTACCAGCTAGCGGCAGATCTTATCGATAAGATACGAACGGGCTACAAGGCCGAAGGCTCTAAGTTGCTATTAGGCGAAAACGTTGTAGAAATCTATGACCAAGCCATTGGCAGCGCCATAAAACTGAACCAAATTACAGGAAAAAAGTCTTATAAAGAAAGCGCTTTCTTTTTCGCTGAAAAAGGTAAAGCCAGTGTGTTGAGCCATGCTCTGCAGGAAACTCAGGCCAAATCCTTCGCCGGTATACCGAACACCCTATTGGAAAAAGAAAAACAACTAAAAATCGACCTGGCTTTCTACGACACACAAATTGAGAAAGAGCGCCAGAAAAAAGAAGGCCAGGATGAAGCCAAAATCCAGGATTTCGAAGGTAGGTATTTTTCATTAAAGACAGAGTACGAATCGTTAATTGAAGAATTGGAGACGACCTACCCGAAATATTATGAATTGAAATACCAGACCCAATCCGTGTCGATACCTGAACTGCAAGAAGTATTGGATTCCCAAACAACTGTAGTGGAATATTTCACAGGCGAAAAATCCATCACTATTTTTACCGTTGCTAAACATCACTTTGAAGTCACAACGGTTGCAAAGGACAGCCTATTTGAAACGTTGATTAAGCAGTTACGCACTGGCATAACAAAACACGATTATGAGCTTTATGCGAAGAGTGCATACAGGTTGTACCAGTTTCTCATCCAGCCTGTAGTAGGCCATCTTACAACCAGGAGCTTGATAATCATTCCAGATCATGTTGTTGCCAATGTCCCGTTTGAGGCCTTGCTTACTGAGGATGGAGCCGATGTAAAGAGCATAGATTATACCAGCCTGCCTTATTTATTGAGAGAATACCAGGTAAGTTATGCCTATTCAGCCAATCTATTGTTGGATCTGCTGAATCGAAGCCAGCCTGATCCTCCCAGGGATTACCTGGCATTTGCCCCGGTTTTTCCGAACGGAATCAGTAGCGGTTCACGAGCAGCAGATTTGCTACAAGCAAATCATGATCTTGATTCAACCCGAACTGCTCGTACCCATCTACCTGCTTCTCGGGATGAAGTTCTGGGTATACAACAGTTGTTTCGCCAGAGCTATGGTATCATAGACCGGCTGTATGACTGGTTGTTTGGTGATAAGTCCCGAGTCTATCTTGAAAATCAGGCAAGCGAAGAGAATCTGAAAAACACTGATTTGAAGGAATATCGCTATGTTCATTTTGCCACCCATGGTTTTGCCAATGAAACGACCCCCGAGCTATCCGGGCTGCTGTTGGCACAGGACACCACCTCAACTGAGGATGATGTGCTTTTTCTAGGAGAAGTGTATAACCTGGAATTGAATGCAGACCTGGTGACCTTAAGCGCCTGCGAGAGCGGGATCGGCAAGACTATCAAAGGAGAAGGATTAATGAGTCTCAGTCGTGGCTTTTTATATGCCGGAGCGAAGAATCTGTTGGTTTCACTGTGGAAGGCAGATGACAGGGCTACTTGTGACTTAATGCTGGCATTTTATGAGGAGATGCTGAAAGGCAAACCAAAGGCGCAAGCGCTCAGGGAAGCAAAACTCCGTTTGATTGGAAATCAATCCCGCTCTGCTTGGGATTACGCCGATCCATCAAGTTGGGCTCCGTTTATCCTGGTTGGTAAATGA
- a CDS encoding DinB family protein — translation MSNEDLRNHLVDLLKSKDAHVDFETTIANFPIDEINTRIPNIPYTPYQVVEHMRLAQWDILEFSRNPNYIPLKFPEGYWPGKEFTANENDWNKSLEAFREDLQQLINLVKDESTDLFTPIPHGSGQTILREILLTADHNAYHLGQLVLMRRSLGVWKN, via the coding sequence ATGAGCAATGAAGACTTACGAAATCACCTGGTTGATCTATTAAAAAGCAAAGATGCTCACGTGGATTTTGAGACAACCATAGCCAATTTTCCAATTGATGAAATTAACACCCGAATACCCAACATCCCTTACACGCCCTACCAGGTTGTGGAACATATGCGCCTGGCGCAATGGGACATCCTGGAGTTTTCCAGAAATCCAAACTACATTCCGCTTAAATTTCCTGAAGGTTATTGGCCAGGGAAGGAGTTCACGGCAAACGAGAATGACTGGAACAAAAGTCTAGAAGCTTTCCGTGAAGATTTACAGCAATTGATTAATCTTGTCAAGGATGAGTCGACTGATCTTTTTACGCCGATTCCCCATGGCAGTGGCCAGACAATCCTGCGAGAAATCTTACTTACGGCCGATCACAATGCCTATCATTTGGGCCAGCTGGTTTTGATGCGACGCAGCTTAGGTGTTTGGAAGAATTGA
- a CDS encoding N4-gp56 family major capsid protein codes for MTLSATNTEVQLPVNAIFEQTFLRQATPLAPYFTGTMPTALDKQGGSATAKWRRTDALSPSTTPLSEQTGNEAFFGGRAAVATAQTDVTAAVQKFGQVIALTEEVEHFNPAGQVDSIVRSLAIAAGRSLNQLQRNVAEDNLTKVFAAGAASTGAVVSKITLASINSVVNTLERNNTLPFMPMSTGDLNTGTTPILPAFWGLTHPDVAQDIKDLAGFKSIETYS; via the coding sequence ATGACTCTATCTGCTACTAATACGGAAGTCCAACTTCCTGTTAATGCGATCTTTGAGCAGACCTTTTTGCGTCAAGCTACACCGCTTGCTCCATACTTTACAGGCACAATGCCTACGGCTTTGGACAAACAAGGTGGCTCTGCTACGGCTAAGTGGCGCAGAACCGATGCTCTATCACCCTCAACCACGCCTCTCAGCGAACAAACGGGTAACGAGGCTTTCTTCGGAGGCCGTGCAGCTGTTGCAACTGCACAAACAGATGTAACTGCTGCTGTCCAAAAATTCGGGCAGGTAATCGCTCTGACTGAGGAGGTTGAACACTTCAATCCTGCCGGTCAGGTTGATTCTATCGTTCGTTCTTTGGCTATTGCTGCCGGTCGGTCTTTGAACCAACTACAGCGTAATGTGGCTGAAGACAACCTTACTAAAGTCTTTGCTGCTGGGGCGGCATCAACGGGAGCTGTTGTAAGCAAGATTACTCTTGCCTCAATCAACAGTGTTGTTAACACGCTTGAGCGTAATAACACATTGCCGTTTATGCCAATGTCAACGGGCGACTTGAATACAGGTACGACTCCTATCCTGCCTGCATTTTGGGGATTAACACACCCTGATGTTGCCCAAGACATTAAAGATTTGGCTGGGTTTAAGTCTATTGAGACTTATTCC